CATTCCTACCCATTAAGGACAGGGGAAATAAATAAAATCGTGTACATTTGTTTAATGGGAAAAATATTATTGTAATGTAATCTTTAATATCTTCTTGTATTTTAAATTGAATAAAATCATACAATTAAATGGAATTAAAAGGAAAATTAATAAAACTTCTCGAATTGCAAAGTGGTGAAGGTAAAAACGGTGTTTGGCGTAAACAAGAATTTATAGTTGAAACAACAGGACAATATCCTAAAAAAGTCTGCTTTAGTTTGTGGGGTGATAAAGCGGCTCAAGTTGGCGGAAAAGAAAATGCTGATGTAACTGTTTTTTTTGATATTGAAAGTCGCGAATACAATAACCGCTGGTATACTGAAGCCAAAGCATGGAAAGTAGAAGCTGGTGCAGGTTCATCAAGTGATTACAACCAAGAAACGCCACCTGATGATATTGACATGAATCAGGATGTTAGTGATGATGAGTTACCTTTTTAAAGTTATCATCCTTCGGTGAATCAATAGTTTACAAGAAAGTTGTTGTTCCTTTTAAGGGATGATAACTTTTTTAATTTCA
This genomic stretch from Bacteroidota bacterium harbors:
- a CDS encoding DUF3127 domain-containing protein; translated protein: MELKGKLIKLLELQSGEGKNGVWRKQEFIVETTGQYPKKVCFSLWGDKAAQVGGKENADVTVFFDIESREYNNRWYTEAKAWKVEAGAGSSSDYNQETPPDDIDMNQDVSDDELPF